A window from Pongo abelii isolate AG06213 chromosome 6, NHGRI_mPonAbe1-v2.0_pri, whole genome shotgun sequence encodes these proteins:
- the LOC100433649 gene encoding olfactory receptor 6B1 yields MGTLVPGCWTNQPCATSDADVVLVPRALLSSYPGFQLESSGAICTQSLFLGLESGFLTSIQYLNLFLLLLPILESVKALFSHFILSEAAAPRRAKPCVSNMEVENQTRVTKFILVGFPGSLSMRAAMFLIFLVAYILTVAENMVIILLVLQNRPLHKPMYFFLANLSFLETWYISVTVPKLLFSFWSVNNSISFTLCMIQLYFFIALMCTECVLLAAMAYDRYVAICRPLHYPTIMSHGLCFRLALGSWATGFGISLVKIYFISRLSFCGPNVINHFFCDISPVLNLSCTDMSIAELVDFVLALVIFLFPLFITVLSYGCILATILRMPTGKQKAFSTCASHLVVVTIFYSAIIFMYARPQVIHAFNMNKIISIFYAIVTPSLNPFIYCLRNREVKEALKKLAYCQASRSD; encoded by the exons ATGGGCACCCTAGTCCCAGGGTGCTGGACGAACCAGCCTTGTGCCACATCAGATGCAGATGTGGTCCTGGTGCCTAGGGCTCTCCTGTCATCTTATCCTGGCTTTCAGCTTGAAAGCAGTGGGGCAATCTGTACCCAGTCACTCTTTCTAGGTTTAGAAAGTGGGTTCCTCACATCTATTCAATACCTGAatctttttcttctacttcttcctATTTTAGAATCGGTGAAGGCTTTGTTTTCACATTTCATCCTATCAGAGGCTGCTGCGCCAAG GAGAGCTAAGCCCTGTGTCTCCAATATGGAAGTGGAGAACCAGACACGAGTCACCAAGTTCATTCTGGTGGGATTCCCCGGGAGCTTGAGTATGCGGGCAGCCATGTTTCTGATATTCCTTGTGGCCTATATTCTGACCGTGGCTGAAAACATGGTCATCATCCTATTGGTGCTGCAAAATCGGCCACTGCACAAGCCTATGTACTTCTTCCTGGCCAACCTGTCCTTCTTGGAGACCTGGTACATCTCTGTGACCGTGCCCAAGTTACTGTTTAGTTTTTGGTCTGTGAACAACAGCATCTCTTTCACACTCTGTATGATACAACTGTACTTCTTCATTGCTCTCATGTGCACGGAATGTGTGCTTCTGGCCGCCATGGCCTATGACCGGTATGTGGCCATCTGTCGCCCACTCCACTACCCGACCATAATGAGCCATGGGCTCTGCTTCCGCCTCGCTCTTGGTTCCTGGGCCACTGGCTTTGGCATCTCCCTGGTGAAGATCTACTTcatctcccgcctcagcttctgtGGTCCCAATGTCATCAACCACTTCTTCTGTGACATCTCTCCAGTACTGAATCTCTCCTGCACAGACATGTCCATAGCTGAGTTGGTGGACTTTGTCCTGGCACTGGTCATATTCCTTTTCCCACTCTTTATTACTGTCCTGTCCTACGGATGCATTCTGGCCACCATCTTACGCATGCCCACAGGAAAGCAGAAAGCGTTCTCCACTTGTGCCTCCCATCTTGTGGTGGTCACCATTTTCTATTCAGCCATTATTTTCATGTATGCTCGACCTCAAGTTATCCATGCCTTCAACATGAACAAAATTATTTCCATCTTCTATGCCATTGTCACTCCTTCTCTCAACCCTTTCATTTATTGCCTAAGAAACCGAGAGGTCAAGGAAGCTCTGAAGAAACTGGCATATTGCCAGGCCAGCAGATCTGACTAG